TACAAGTATCAAGCAAAATCTTGAGAAGCAAAGAGAAACAATCAGCAATGGTCCCCTTCCTTATATGGCAAAGACATCCCATGTTATCTGTCGCAGTCCAAACTACTAACTAATTAGTTCATTTTATCCTCAAAGgaaaaaatcaatttcattttcGCAACGTTCTGGAAAAACGTAGCATGGGAATGCCTTAAACTTCAGACAGGAATGAAGAAAGCCGAGGCCGGCCTAAAAGAATCTGGGGTTTTGTTTAGTTGATTATCATCCTAGACGGACCACGCATATGGTAAGCCCCTTCTTCAATGATTCCACCATAAATTGTCCtccaatatcaattttttatatccTGTTAACGGTGAAGATTGAAATTCATCTTCCAAAAGTTGTAATCATTTACAGAGAAGCAATCAAAATCCGCATGTAAATAAACACGTAGTAATATCATCTATATATGTATCCGAATCTATTTTTACAagctttttttcctttttcttttacatgAATGAACGAGCAATTCATAAAGAAATGTAGAGCTATATATggtaatgaatgaatgaaacAACAAACTAATTTCCTATAGATGCCTTTCAAATCTGAAAATTACTAGGTAGAATATAAATGCAGGTAATATCTATACTCTCATAATACTGtgtaaatattctttcattgcCGCCTTAGAGCTGCAAGGCGAGTTGCCAAATCATCATAATCCGGTAGCTTAGGATGCACATGCCCAGCAAACCCATCTGAGGCAGCTCGGGTGTGTCTTCCTGCTCTCTCAGTAGAACTTGTTGTTTCTTTGGAAAAAGATGCAACTCTGCCTGGAAGTGAAATGGGGTTGGATTTAGTGCTTCGTAAGCCTGGAGCTTTACTTGTGCCTTCGGATTCTTGTTTTCCAGGAGGAGGTGCTAGAATTGCTGTCTTCCATCTGCTCACCCATTCGAAAGGCGACTTCTTCTTACTATAATGCACCAAAAGCTCATCCAtcctcttttcttcttcatccCTCATATCGCTACCTTCCATTTGTGTGGATGTCCGACTCATATTTGCAGCTACATTGTTTCCAAAGCCACTTAAACCTTTGGAACCCGGTGGTGGCCTCAAAGGTCTCCTCCAAACAGATCTTGGTTCTGGCTTACTTTCAGCAACAGGTTCATTCCATTTATTGTTATTCTCATTCTCGGTATTATCATTCGGTGCCATGGGGTCCTCTGTGATGCTTTTGTCTTTACCCAGGGCGGGCCTGACATAGGGAGGAGGAATAAACCTGTAATAAAAGGGCTTCCTGTTTTCTATACCATCCTCAGAAACACTTTCATCCGTGGCAGAACTACCCTTTGGGATATCTTGATCAGTAACTTCATCTTCACTGCTGCTATTCTGCTTGAATTTATCATCAGTATCCTCCATTCTCCCACGAGAAGTAAGGTCTGCTTCATTTCCCTTTTGCCTCCTGTACCTATGCAAGTTGCTCAATCCATTCTCATCTTCATTGTTGCTTTTCTCAAACGTGTTGTTCTTGCTTCTATACAAATTGTATCTATCATCATCAGCATTGTTCTGCAAGAAAAGTCACAAAGTGTATCAGCCTTAGAAAAGATCTTCAAAGACACAAGTATTTACTGTAATGAGACAATTTGCCTAGCTATATGCAATGTCCCTAGAACCTCCTAACTATTCTACCTTCTAATAAAGGCCCAATGCATTCCCCAATGCATCAAAGCATTTTAAAGCCAAGCGGTACGAGAAAGCAAATAGATCTACagtaactaaaacgtaataACTATAGATTTCTTAACATCAAAAAGCATTCAAAATTGTTCTGTACTCATGTTCCAACAAGATACTGGTTTTACAAGGTTCTAGGCAGGAAGTTTACTTGCTCTAATGGAGGTGGTTTAAACAGCTTCTGTTCCAAAGCCTTGGAGTCCCATTCAAAAGAGAACTCTTGTGCTATGTCATGCATCAGTTGAAGCTTTGTATCCTTTGTGGGAGGCTCTGCCTTTAGCTTCTGCACAAACTGTATGTATGCAATTATCCAGATCAGTACGTAAAGAGACACTATTCCTAAGCATAGGAGAAGATAACATCTTATAGGACTTCCAAGTCACCCATTTATTACCTCTTGGTTTAAGTAAGAATCTAGGGAATTTCCATATTTCTCAGTAAATATAGTTCGGAGATCACGTAGTTCTGGCAAATCAGCGAATCTGGCTGCTGCGTATAGTAGAGAAGGGACAGCTTCTCTGCATTCCTCTGGACACTCACTGTATTGAAGAGAAAATTTGGGTCAAATTCAAGTATTTCCCCATATCCTTAAGCTTAAGAGATGGAAAAGTGGGGTAAATGTTCGATTTAAGCACTTGATGAGGTATCCGTTCTGTAAATACGAATGGAGTAGCACATATTCAAGCGTCACAAAATACCTCTGCTTTTGCATGACTGAGAGATTCTTTGAGATGCACTCACAAAACTGCTCTATGAAATCGTAACAAGCTGTTCTCTTTTGCTCCATCAGAAGACCTGAAGCCTGCATGTGCAGGCCACAAACATTATTAAATTTCGATATAGTCAATATGCGTgcataaattattaaactaacTTGGTTGCACATTGAGCCAAGTAATTAAATCTCATATTAAATTGCACGCAAACAAAGGTGTAAGACGGTCTGCATATTTATCACTCAAGTCTGGTTCATGTTGGGAATTTAAGGTGCTTAGACCATCCAATGATCCTTGAGAGCAAACATCAGCAATATAGACGCTTATTGGACATGAACCCTGATGAATGCCAGCACTAACACAAAAAACCTAGCAGTAGCTCAGGTCATGAAATCAAGATGCTGCCTTGTCATCAAAGTATCATGCTGATAAACAAAAACATCCCGAACAGCTGCTGATGCTCAATCGACACGCCAACAATCATATATTACAGTTCATTAATCAAAACTCACAACTAGACACTAATATATTCTGCCAAATGAAGTAGCGTGACAATTGAAGACAACATAACATAGCACACGAAGCATAACATCTGGTCCCGTAACATACTCcaatatttcaacttttattcttttggtGTAAAATTCTGTGGAAATGTTTCCTTAAGTCTAAATGTTTCCAATATTCACGAATAATGAAGCAAGGAACAAGGCACTCAAAGTTGATTAAGTCGAAAACTTGTTAGGCTGCCATGAATCCAAGGATAAGCAGACAACGGAAGTATTACAGCAAATAGGTGCTTAAagaaccccccaaaaaaaaaaaaaagaactaatattaaaaattcatcacaAAGTgccaacaaaaattaaacaagcAAACAGATTTTCTGGGGTTCTTGAAATACAGAGCTATAAGATTCATCGAATTAAAAAGTAaagacaataaaaaaattagcagtaaatagtttattttttgaGAGTGAAGAAGAAGTGCATTAAGGAAACAATGTCTAATTAGCAATATAGGCGACAAACATCATATATAGTAATTATGAAACTCAAGTTTCAGGCTCTGCTACAAAAAAGTTAATGCGTAAATCATTGAgcaaaaaaagaggaaaaggaCGAATTACAGTGGAAGTAATTACCCTGCCGTAAGCATTTTCATCAAGACCGTTCTTGAGAAGGTCAGCAACATCATTCTTCAGATACTTTTCCACcgcatttctcttcttctttataGTCTCCAGTCTCAACTTAATCATCTTTATAGCCGATTTGCTAACcgaacaaaatatgaaaaatccaATCAAACGATAAAtacaatgaaattttaaaaaacaaaacaaagcatcaaaatttcatgcaaaaaaataaaagaaaagaaggttTTTGTATGTCTAACCATTTTGTATAGAAATTCGGCTTCAACAAGAAGTCAAACATCTTGAGACTCAAACTTGAAAGGCAGACggctctttttttcttttttgaaaatgaaaatgaaaatggctttttgaaagaagagaaagatttGAGGCGGGGTTTATGATAACATAGAACTGGAAGTTTGTTCTTCAAGTTTCACCAGGAAGGTAGGAATCTGTATGTCAAAAACCCaaagaagcaaagaaaagaagtttctcttttttaatgcaaaaggcAAAGATTTTAGATAAAAGTTTCCGAGAAAGTTACTCggttaaagaaaaacaaagagcAGGAAGATAATGAGGAGACAGGTAAAGCTAAAATGGGTGCGTTTATAGCAAAGCAAAAGTAGCTAAAACGAAAGGAATTTGAGAggtttttcaacttttcaagCAGAAAATGAAGAAGGTTATGTTTAAAGAATGTTTAAATAAGAGAGAAGAGTATACTACACATTAAAACaactgaattttgaaaattttgtaatcaataattaaaaataactgaTAAAGAATCATAagcataaaattgaaaaaaaatgaaatcaacaaCTAAAAAACCTTTagtaaaaactgaaaataaaaatttagaatcaaactttggtgttttattaaacatttaaaaaggaaaaaaggactacttaaaaactaaaagaattaaaaaatttggttgcaaaagaattaaattaaattaaaaactaaaaatgattaaaattcatgttagtttattttgttaaaatttaagtattttaagtaatttaattaaaattaaattaagttaaaaagtatatatatcatacatatttgggtatatattaatatttttatgctttttattAATGcctgaaaattatatattttataatataactaTTCCCTTAATTTTTTTGCTACTTTAAATATTACTCcatgataataaattgaaataaaatgattaattaaaaccaATTTAGCGTAGTGCAGATCTTTTGTTACACTAAAATAAGGTATAATAGCCAACATCTTAGAGCATGGTGGAAGCTGttatattaaaagtattttcaaGTATAGTCAACTTGCGTCAATGTGATATATTGTATCCGATGTTTttatcattcaaatttcaaaatattgatttgaTCACTTGTATTTGTActctatttataaaaattatatattataattatttatatagaaTTTGTTATATCTATGTACtgttatcatatttttatttttattatatgtaaaattgtcaaaataaattattgtctTATAAAACTGATGTGAACTAAAAACTATCATATGGATTGAGGAGTGTCATTGGCGATGTttgttttattcatttgttGAAAAGTTGGGAGAGAGttgatcattttaaaaaaagtttaaggacttaaaacaccattaaatctcatatttattttcattaa
This sequence is a window from Gossypium raimondii isolate GPD5lz chromosome 5, ASM2569854v1, whole genome shotgun sequence. Protein-coding genes within it:
- the LOC105770594 gene encoding uncharacterized protein LOC105770594 isoform X2, translating into MFDFLLKPNFYTKCKSAIKMIKLRLETIKKKRNAVEKYLKNDVADLLKNGLDENAYGRASGLLMEQKRTACYDFIEQFCECISKNLSVMQKQSECPEECREAVPSLLYAAARFADLPELRDLRTIFTEKYGNSLDSYLNQEKLKAEPPTKDTKLQLMHDIAQEFSFEWDSKALEQKLFKPPPLEQNNADDDRYNLYRSKNNTFEKSNNEDENGLSNLHRYRRQKGNEADLTSRGRMEDTDDKFKQNSSSEDEVTDQDIPKGSSATDESVSEDGIENRKPFYYRFIPPPYVRPALGKDKSITEDPMAPNDNTENENNNKWNEPVAESKPEPRSVWRRPLRPPPGSKGLSGFGNNVAANMSRTSTQMEGSDMRDEEEKRMDELLVHYSKKKSPFEWVSRWKTAILAPPPGKQESEGTSKAPGLRSTKSNPISLPGRVASFSKETTSSTERAGRHTRAASDGFAGHVHPKLPDYDDLATRLAALRRQ
- the LOC105770594 gene encoding uncharacterized protein LOC105770594 isoform X1, whose product is MFDFLLKPNFYTKCKSAIKMIKLRLETIKKKRNAVEKYLKNDVADLLKNGLDENAYGRASGLLMEQKRTACYDFIEQFCECISKNLSVMQKQSECPEECREAVPSLLYAAARFADLPELRDLRTIFTEKYGNSLDSYLNQEFVQKLKAEPPTKDTKLQLMHDIAQEFSFEWDSKALEQKLFKPPPLEQNNADDDRYNLYRSKNNTFEKSNNEDENGLSNLHRYRRQKGNEADLTSRGRMEDTDDKFKQNSSSEDEVTDQDIPKGSSATDESVSEDGIENRKPFYYRFIPPPYVRPALGKDKSITEDPMAPNDNTENENNNKWNEPVAESKPEPRSVWRRPLRPPPGSKGLSGFGNNVAANMSRTSTQMEGSDMRDEEEKRMDELLVHYSKKKSPFEWVSRWKTAILAPPPGKQESEGTSKAPGLRSTKSNPISLPGRVASFSKETTSSTERAGRHTRAASDGFAGHVHPKLPDYDDLATRLAALRRQ